In one uncultured Methanobrevibacter sp. genomic region, the following are encoded:
- a CDS encoding EhaF family protein, which yields MRIGNLWNKLANPKNVPRIFAFSLGIILLIGFIVPMDLNPNQIYPRPEPQEQIDEGLHVAPYDRGGEVLKSPGIVMAQFPQNAEKIGMITSYMSPVAVWVSQISPYFGTSIYSSPGGLIDEILYYTRGFDTILESSILMMSFIIASWLSINYTMNRKNDEIKIKKDVKKAIGDSVKVANEVKINDAKARAKQLRRDN from the coding sequence ATGAGGATAGGAAATTTATGGAATAAATTAGCTAATCCAAAAAATGTTCCGAGAATCTTTGCATTTTCATTAGGTATAATTCTTTTAATTGGTTTTATTGTGCCAATGGATTTAAATCCTAATCAAATTTATCCTAGGCCTGAACCTCAAGAACAAATTGATGAAGGTTTGCATGTAGCACCTTATGATAGGGGAGGGGAAGTTTTAAAAAGTCCAGGTATTGTTATGGCTCAATTCCCTCAAAATGCTGAAAAAATAGGTATGATTACTAGTTATATGTCTCCTGTAGCAGTGTGGGTTTCTCAAATTTCCCCATATTTTGGAACATCTATTTATTCATCTCCTGGTGGTTTAATTGATGAAATATTGTATTATACTCGAGGTTTTGATACTATATTGGAATCTTCAATATTGATGATGTCTTTTATAATTGCTTCATGGTTATCTATTAATTATACAATGAATAGAAAAAATGATGAAATTAAAATAAAAAAAGATGTTAAAAAAGCTATTGGAGATTCTGTAAAAGTAGCTAATGAAGTTAAAATAAATGATGCTAAAGCTAGAGCTAAACAATTAAGGAGGGATAATTAA
- a CDS encoding EhaG family protein: MVVLPEFVPQTFLSMYLPSIYAGLIIGFIGSIAIAMKREEIHILILTDLIGLAMIFVVSAVGTDLAESLILPGLVVELAETLAISEILISREMHIIEQNPKKNLSKSSSLFPVPFNLDLEIMTTAPNFLALALIAYGIFLTGFTGGAVAGGGILLYAISKKAKGLSVFTLEGLGGVSGIAWCLWIIGFAVFFIMPELWLLGLFLAACGLLLKVASKVGLIGVLMREDMDKE, from the coding sequence ATGGTTGTTTTACCTGAATTTGTTCCTCAAACATTTTTATCAATGTATTTGCCTTCAATTTATGCAGGATTAATTATTGGATTTATAGGGTCAATAGCTATTGCTATGAAAAGAGAAGAAATCCATATACTTATTCTCACAGATTTGATTGGGCTTGCGATGATATTTGTCGTTTCTGCTGTGGGAACTGATTTGGCAGAGTCTTTAATTTTGCCTGGTTTGGTAGTTGAATTAGCTGAGACTTTAGCTATTTCTGAGATTTTAATTTCAAGAGAAATGCATATTATAGAACAAAATCCTAAGAAAAATCTATCTAAAAGTTCTTCTTTATTCCCAGTACCTTTTAATTTAGATTTGGAAATCATGACTACTGCACCTAATTTCTTGGCTTTGGCTTTAATTGCTTATGGTATTTTTTTAACTGGATTTACTGGTGGAGCAGTAGCTGGTGGGGGAATATTATTGTATGCAATATCTAAAAAGGCAAAAGGTTTATCTGTTTTTACTTTGGAAGGTCTTGGTGGAGTTTCAGGAATTGCATGGTGTTTATGGATTATTGGGTTTGCAGTATTCTTTATAATGCCTGAATTATGGTTGTTAGGATTGTTTTTAGCAGCTTGTGGATTATTATTAAAAGTAGCTTCAAAAGTTGGTTTAATTGGAGTGCTTATGAGAGAAGATATGGATAAGGAGTAA
- a CDS encoding DUF788 domain-containing protein, producing MNVQKIVSCILLVVSTLAILCALLTNSSDWVVYVIAILCIPFWILGLGFLTMAKPRKDDEAERIKEPFTGY from the coding sequence ATGAATGTTCAAAAAATTGTGAGTTGTATATTATTAGTAGTTTCTACTTTGGCAATATTGTGTGCTTTATTAACAAATTCATCTGATTGGGTTGTATATGTAATAGCTATTTTATGCATTCCGTTTTGGATTTTAGGATTAGGTTTTTTAACAATGGCTAAACCAAGAAAAGATGATGAAGCAGAAAGAATAAAAGAACCATTTACAGGATATTAG
- a CDS encoding respiratory chain complex I subunit 1 family protein produces the protein MNLMANILINVIIAFLAGSLLLGLHRKIMARIQLRPGPPIVQHLLHSLKFFFKESSFPKTAAMPFYVGIVVILAMVWVVGVIVAPVTHGSLLILFGVYAVYKIVEHNSGSSSGSPYGKLSCVRAVLSAATELPLFAAIVLVYLKTGSMNIGQIISYQGIHGPLALSIPLAALMFFMLIVSKSPYSPFAITKGKDLVSGFETEHFGFLKGFIMFSESVSWYVVLWVFLTIFFGPLSVGYYVVGMIVITFITGFINAVTPMLSPNHSVMTQITIGAICFVGTLLMIFV, from the coding sequence ATGAATTTGATGGCAAATATTTTAATTAATGTAATCATTGCATTTCTTGCAGGAAGTTTACTTTTAGGATTGCATAGGAAGATTATGGCACGTATTCAGCTTAGACCAGGCCCTCCAATTGTTCAACATTTATTGCATTCTTTAAAATTCTTTTTTAAGGAATCTTCATTTCCAAAAACTGCAGCAATGCCATTTTATGTGGGTATTGTAGTTATTTTAGCTATGGTTTGGGTTGTTGGTGTTATTGTAGCTCCTGTAACTCATGGATCATTACTTATATTGTTTGGTGTTTATGCAGTTTATAAAATTGTGGAACATAATTCAGGGTCAAGTTCAGGATCTCCTTATGGTAAATTAAGTTGTGTAAGAGCTGTTTTGTCTGCAGCTACTGAACTTCCATTATTTGCAGCTATTGTGCTTGTTTATTTAAAAACAGGTTCTATGAATATTGGGCAAATTATTTCATATCAGGGAATTCATGGACCTCTTGCTTTGTCTATTCCATTAGCTGCATTGATGTTTTTCATGTTAATTGTATCTAAATCACCATATTCTCCATTTGCGATTACAAAAGGAAAAGATTTGGTGTCTGGATTTGAAACAGAACATTTTGGATTTTTAAAAGGATTTATAATGTTTTCCGAGTCTGTTTCATGGTATGTGGTGCTTTGGGTATTTTTAACAATATTCTTTGGACCTTTGTCTGTAGGTTATTATGTTGTGGGAATGATAGTTATAACATTTATTACAGGTTTTATCAATGCTGTAACTCCTATGTTAAGTCCCAACCATTCTGTCATGACTCAAATAACAATTGGGGCAATTTGTTTTGTTGGAACACTTTTAATGATATTTGTATGA